The genomic window GCCTGGTGGAGCACGCGGCGGCATCTCGAGGCGGCGCTCGACCGTTCCCAGGAGGCGCCGCGCCGGCTCGTCGTCGCGCGCGGCCGGCTCGTGCGGGCCACGCTCGCCGGGGCCTTCCTTTTCCGCGACGCACGGCTCTTCGCGCGCCAGTGGACCGTCGCGGCCGACGTCGTCGCGGCCTCGCTGCTGTGGATGCTGCTGCCGCTGCTCTCGGCCCCGCTGCTGCCGGCGCCCGAGCGGGAGCTCGCGCGCTCGATGCTCGTGCTGCTCGCGGTCGGCATCGGCTACGAGGTCGGGGCGCGGGCGTTCGCGCTCGAGCGGGGCGGCGTCGCGTGGGCGCGCATCGCGCCGACCGGCGCGATGCGCTGGGTGCTGGGCAGGCTCGCGGGGGTCGGCGCGCTGGCGGCGGCGATGCTCGTGCCGGCCGGCGCGGCGGTGATGGTCGGCTTCCACCTGCCCGTCGGCGCGCTGGCGCCGCTGGCGGAGTGGACGCTGTCGGCGGCGGCCGTCTCGATCTCGCTCGGGCTGCTGACCGGGGCCGCCTTCGCCGACCCGGACTGGAACCACCCCAGGGCCATGCTGAGTCCGGCCGGGCGACTGGCGGGAACGGCGCTCCTGCTTGTGCAGGCCGCTGGCTGGCTTGGGCTTGCCTTCTCGGGACTGGGCCCGCCCGCAGGGCTGCTGCTGGGCTCGAGCCTGGCAGTCGCCGGCATCGCCACGGCGGGCGCCGGACTGATCCTCTCGCGGCGCGACATGGGGACCGGCCAGAGTGTTTAGCGGGGCTGAAAGACCTTCGCTCCTGCGATTTGCGCAAACATATGCGGTGAAGGCAACTATGACGTTGCGGCAGGGCAGTCTCTCGGCGATACTGGCGCCCGAACAGCCGCCACCCGCAAGCGGCGAAGCGCGCTGACACCAGATTCCTGATGTGACGTTGCCGGAACAACGCTCTGACCCCAGCGGAGCGTCTTCCTGTTCGTAGATCGTTGTCCGAGGACGTGGCCCCCGCTCCCACGCCTGCGCATCCGCGAGTGCGCGGCCTCCTCGGGTTCGACGAACGGAAAGGCTCGACCGACTTCGCTGTTGGGTGAAACCACCGGGAGGTGCTCGATGAAGAGACTGCCACGATTGGTGTTCCTTGCCGCACTCGTCCTCTTCGCCGCGCCGGCACAGTCGGCCACGCGGGAGTTCCTGTGCGGCTTCACCGGTTACGACTACGTCGTGCCCGCGATCCCCGGCGGCGGAGCGATTCCGACGCCCTTCCTCGCGCTGAACGACGAGTATTGCGCGGTCGGCTTCGTGACCTCGATGAGCCCGCTGCTCGCGGGCGTCACGAACGCGGCGGACGAGCACACGTTCCACCTCGCCGAGGCGATGGCGTCGTCGGTTTACTGGGACGGCCAGGTGCTCGAGGTGGTGTTCGCGCCGCACGCGCGATTCCGACTGTACGAGGACACGAACCACAACGCCGTCTACGGCGTGAACCCGGTGAACGCGACCTCGCCGTCCACGTTCATTGACGGCACGCTGATCCTCGGCGCCGACATCACGAACCTCGTGCTCGTGTACGACTACACGATCAACTCGGGCAACTTCGATTGCCAGGCGTCGCTCGACGAAGGCTCGCAGCTCGGGGCCGTGCCGGCCGCGCAGCGCGCGGGCTGGGTCATGAGCGGCACCGCCGGGCGTCCGAACTCGACGATCCCCGAGGGCTACGTGAACCAGCTGAGCGGCGAAGTCCAGATTCCCTCCGTGACCCCCGCGGCGCATCGCTCGTGGGGCTCGATCAAGCGCCTTTACCGCTGACCAGACCTGACATCCGGGCGTCTCGCCCCATGGGAGGTAGGACATGAAGAGGTACATCGGGTTGGCGGCTCTGATCGCGGTGCTCGCGCCGGCGGTCATGGCTCCCCTCGCCAATGCCCAGTGCGTTTCGGGGACCGGCACGAACATCCTGCTGAAGTGGGATGCCAACGGCTTCTCGTCGGAAGGCCCGGCCGCATACACGGGTTACGTCTCGCCCGCGGGCAACGTGCTGACCAACGTGCTCGCCGTGTCGCTGTTCTGCTCGCCGCTGGCCGCGCTGGACCCCAACAATCCGGCGCTCGAGTACACGATGGTGTGGAACGGCCTGGTCTCGAGCGGCACGACCACGGCGCCCTTCGGAGCGAGCGGCACGCGCTACACGACCGTGTACACCGGCGGCACCTTCGCGCTCTACGAGGGTCCCGTGAACGCGCGGCCGTACACCTCCGGGACCGTTCCGCTTCCCGGGGTGGCGCTGCCGCAGTACGCCGAAGGCACCGTGATCCTGAGCGGGCCGATCGACTCGCTGGTCACGCAGGTCACGGTCAGCAGCCTCGGCAGCGTGAGCGGCTCGTTCCGTGGCAAGTACCGCGTCACGGGCGGCCCCTACCTGAACCAGTTCTGCGCCGGAGTGCAGGTCGCCGCGCTCATGGACGGCCTGTGGTACGCGCAGAATCCGCCCGCCGGCTACACCGGACACAACAACGGCAAGTTCGACGCTCCCGACTGCTCGACGCCCACGAGCAACAGCAGCTGGGGACGCATCAAGACGCTGTATCGCTGACGGCCCCCTTGCCGTCCTCGCGCCCGGCGCCCATGGGGTGCCGGGCGCGATGCTTTGCGGAGCCCGCCCGGGCGCCGGTCGCACCGCACGCTTGACGGATCGCGGCCCCGGCTCCAGAACTCCCCGGCATGGCCGATCCCGTTCCGCCCCGCCGCGTGCTCGCCGTCGTGCCCGACCTCTTCTTCGCGAGCCGGATCGCGGCGACCGCCAAACTCGCGGACGTGGGCGTCGCGTTCGTCCCCCTCGCCGGCACGCACGCGGCGTGCGCGGCCGCGCCGCCCGACCTGCTGATCGTGGACCTGCACGCGGGCCCCGAGGTGCCGGTTCTCCTGCGCGCGCTCAAGGCCGACGCCGCCACGGCGGCGGTGCCGCTCGTCGGCTTTCACTCGCACGTGGACATCGAGACCCGCAAGGCGGCGCTCGCCGCCGGGCTCGATCGGGCGCTGCCGCGCTCGGCGTTCGTCGCCCGCCTGGCGGACCTGCTCGCCGGACGCGAAGCCTGAACCGCGGGAGCGGCCGGGCGCGGGAGCCACGGGCTTCGCGCGACCGGCGGACCGCGAGCCGTTTTCGCGCCCCGCGACGGGTGGCTATACTCCCGCGGCCGTCCCACCACCCCCGCGAGGATCGAGAGTCGCCATGACGAACCCCACGACCAGCCGGAACGACGCCGAGCGCGCCTACATCTCGTGTCCGGGCTGCGGCCGGCACGACTGGGTGCTGTGGCCGGCCGGCCAGGACGCGTATCACTGGAAGTGCTTCAACTGTCACAAGCAGTTCGATCTTCACCGGGGCGCGGCGCACTGAACCGCGCCCGACCGCGGACCCGGCAGCCGGGTCCGCGGCGTGCCGGGATGCTCCATCCGCGGCGCCCCGCGCGCCCGGAGCGGCCATGAAACCCACCGCTTCCGCCACGACCCTGCGCATCGCCGAATCGTTCCTCTCGCTGCAGGGCGAGGGCCCGACCGCCGGCACGCCCGCCCACTTCCTGCGCCTGCAGGGTTGCGACGTCGGCTGCCGCTGGTGCGACAGCCGCTACACCTGGGACGCGGCCCGCGGCGGGGAAGTACCGCTCGAGCAGGCGCTCGGCGCATTGCGCGCGCTCGGCGAGGCGCCGCTGCTGGTCGTCACCGGCGGCGAGCCGCTCGAGCACCCGGGCGTGCGCGAGTTGCTCACGGCCGCGCTCGGTCTGTGGCCGCGCGTCGAGGTCGAAACCAGCGGCCTGCGACCGCCGCTGCTCACGCACGCGCGACTGGCCTACAACTGTTCCCCCAAGCTGCCCTCGGCGACCGACCGCTGGGAGGAGACGTGGGGGCACGCCGCGGCGTTCGCCTGCGATCCGAACACGACCTTCAAGCTCGTGGTCGGCGAGGACCCCGACACGGCGGACGCGCTGCGCCTGGTCGCGGCGTGCGCGCTGCCCCGCGCGCGGGTCGTGCTCATGCCCGAGGGCCTGACCGACGCGGCGGTTCACGCCCGCGCGCTCGCGCTGGCCGAAGTGTGCAAGCGGGAGGGCCTGCGTTTCGGGCCGCGCCTGCACGTCTGGCTGTGGGGCGCGCGGAGGGGCGTGTGAGCGCGCGCGCGGTCGTGCTGCTCTCGGGCGGGCTCGATTCGGCGACGTGCCTGGCGTGGGCACGCTCGCGCGGCTTCGAGTGCCGGTCGCTGGCGTTCGACTACGGCCAGCGCCACCGCGTCGAGCTCGAGGCGGCGGCCCGCGTGGCGGCGGCGCTGGGCGCGGTGGACCACCGCGTCGTGCGCGTGGACCTCGGCGCGATCGGCGGCTCCGCGCTCACCGCCGACCTGCCGGTGCCGCGGGGCCGCGACGAGGCGGCGATGGCCGCCGAGATCCCGGTCACCTACGTGCCGGCGCGCAACACCGTCTTTCTCGCGATCGCGCTCGGCCTCGCCGAGACCCTCGGCAGCGCCGACCTCGTCGCGGGCATGAACGCGATTGACTACTCGGGTTACCCGGACTGCCGGCCCGAGTTCGTGCGCGCCTTCGAAGCGCTGGCACGCCTCGCGACGCGCGCCGGCGCCCACGGAGCCCGCTTCACGGTGCACACGCCGTTGATGCAGCTCGACAAGGCGGGCATCATCCGGCTCGGCGTCTCGCTCGGCGTGGACTACTCGCTCACGCACTCGTGCTACGATCCCGCGCTCGACGGCCGCGCCTGCGGCGCCTGCGATTCCTGCCGGCTCCGCGCGAGGGGTTTTCGCGCCGCGGGAGTCCCCGATCCCACCCGCTACGTTTCATCACCCGAGGACTGACGTTTGCGCGTCGAACTGACCCGGCGATTCCGCTTCGAGTCGGCCCACCGCCTGCCGATGGTGCCGCCGGAGCACAAGTGTTTCCGCGTGCACGGGCATTCGTTCCGCGTGGACGTTTCGCTTTCGGGCGAAGTGGACCCGCAGAAGGGCTGGCTCGTGGACTTCGGCGAGATCAGCGCCATCGTCGAGCCGGTGCTGAAGCAGGAGCTGGATCACCGGCTGCTCAACGACGTGCCCGGCCTTGGGAACCCGACCTCCGAGGTGCTGTGCGGGTGGCTGTGGAAGCGCCTGCAGCCGCTCGTCCCGCACCTGTCCGCCATCACCGTCCACGAAACCTGCACCGCCCGCTGCACCTACCGCGGCGAATAGCCGCGCCGCCGCCGCTGCCGCGCGGTCGGAAGCGGGACCCTCACACGATTGTCCGCAACCTGACGCGCCGGCGGGAATGGAACCCGCATCGGGAGCGTTGAAACCCGCGAACGACACACGCACCCCGAGAATTTCGCTTCGGGATGGCCCGCCGGCGGCCGAGACCTCCGGCGAACCCGATCCCCGGGAGCCCGAAATGAGCAAGCACCGCGTATTCGTCACTGGAGCCACCGGCTACCTCGGCAGCGCGATCGCCGCGCGACTCGCGCGCGCCGGCCACGAGGTGACCGGCCTCACCCGCGACCTCGCGAGCACCTCCACGCTCGAAGCCATGGGCGTCCACCCCGTGGTCGGCGACCTCGCCGACGCCGAAAGCTGGATCGGCGTTCTTCAGAACTGCGACAGCGCCGTGCACGCGGCGTTCGACGCCAGCACCGGAGCTTCGGAAACCGACCACCACGCCCTCGAGGCGTTCCGGGTCGCGGCGCTCGACGGACGGCTGCGCCGCGTGCTCTACACGAGCGGCGTATGGGTGAACGGGCCGACCGACGGCCAGGTGCTCGACGAGTCCGCACCGATCCGGCCGCTCGAGATCTCGCAGTGGCGCGCCGCGCACGAGGAGGTCGCGCTCGACCTGTCCGCGCACGAGGTCGCGACCATCGTCCTGCGCCCCGGCATGGTGTATGGCGGCGGCCGCGGCATCCTCGGCGCCTGGTTCGCCGAAGCGCAGCACGCCCGGACCGTCACCTATCCGGGTGACGGCTCGCAGCACTGGGCCATGGTCCACCGCGACGACGTCGCCGAGGCCTACGCGCTGGCGCTCGAGGACGGCGAAAGCGGGCAGCGCTACCTGCTGTGCGACGACTCCCGGCACACGGTGAAACAGCTCGCCGAGGCGGCCGCGGCCGCCGCCGGCGCGACCGCGAAGCCGCTGCCGGCCGACGAGGTCGTGCGGACCCTGGGCGTCTTCGGCAAGGCGCTGCTGAGCGACGCGATGTTCACCTCGGCCAGGGCCCGGCGCGAACTGGGCTGGGTGCCGCGCCACGCGTCGTTCGTGAGCGAGGCGCCCAGGCTCTGGCGCGAGTGGACCGAGGCACGAGCGGCCGCGGTTTCCTGATCGCCGGGCGCCGCACGCCCGACGACTCCGCGCGCGGAACGCGGTCGCCGGATCCGCCGGGCGGCCGCCGAACTCCGACCTTCCGGCCCGGCAGGCCATTCCGCCGGGCCGCTCCCGCCCGTGGCGCGTCCGCGGCCCGCGCGGTTAACCTGCCGGGCGCATGAAGATCCTCCGCATCGCCCGCCCCGTCGCGATCGTCCTCGCGGCGCTCATCGCCCTCGGCGTCGCCGCCTTCGCGCTCCTGCGGCCGCTCGCCGCCTCGCGCATCCGCGCGCTGGCGCGTGCGCGCGGGCTGGAGCTCACCTGGCGCCGCTTCGACCTCGGCTGGCCGGCGCGCGCCGATCTGCGTGGCGTCGTCGCCCGGCGCGAAGGCGGCGACACGCTGTTCACCGCCGCGGTCGCCGGAGCCCGGCTGCGGCTGCTGCCGCTGATCACGCTGCACGTGCGGCCCGATGCCGTCTCGCTCGACGGCGTGCGGCTGCACCTGCCGACCACGCAGGCGGCCGACCTCGACACGCTCGCGCCGGCGCCCGAGAGCGGCGGTCCGCCGGTCGCCCCGGCCGTACGCCAGCGGGCCGAGGCGCTGGCGCGCGCGCTGCTCGCGCCGGCCCGCGAACTGCCCGCGCTGCGCGTCAGCGACGTCGCCGTCACGCGCGGCGACGACAGCCTGCTCACCCTGGAGGCGCTGGCGCTCGACCGCGAGCCGGCGGCGACCCATCTGGCGTTGACCGGCGCGTGGTTCGGCGAGGACCGCGTGCCGTTCGACCTGCTCGTGCGCTGGCAGGACGACGACCGGCTCACCGGTCGCGCGCAGTTCGACGTTCCCGAACCGGGCAACCCGAACGCCAGGCCGCTGGTCGTCAGCTTCGACGGTCGCGTTTCGCAGGACGAACGGGGGCGCGAGCTGCGCATCGCCGACGGCTCCGCGCTGCGGATCGGCGACGAAGGCGACCGCATCGAGGGGGTCGTGGACGGCGTCGTCGCGCTCGCCGGTCCGCGCTTCCGGCTGGACCTCGCGCTCACGAGCCTGAGCGAGAAGCGCATCCTCGCCAGCGTGCCGCGCGCGCTGCTCGGCCCGCTCGCGGGACTGGAGCTGCTCGGCACCTTCGACTGGCGCGCCGGCTTCGATCTCGACTTCGCACGGCCCGACAGCGTGAGCTTTCACGCCGACGTGATCCCGCACGGGCTGGCGCTCGATCACGCGCTCTCGCGCCCCTCTCCGGCGGCGCTCGCGCGGCCGTTCACCGCGCGCATCCTGCTGCCGCGCGGCCGGGTCGTGACGCGCGAGATGTCGGCGGTCAATCCGCATTTCCGCACGCTCTCCCGCATCAGCCCCTACCTGCGCGACGCGGTGCTGACGAACGAGGACGGCGCGTTCTGGAACCACCACGGCTTCAACACCGGCGCGATCGCCATGGCGATCGCCGCGAACCTGCGCGCCGGCGCCTACAAGCGCGGCGCGGGGACGATCACCATGCAGGTCGCGCGCAACCTGTGGCTCGGCCACCGCCGCACGCTCGCGCGCAAGGGGCAGGAGGCGGCGATGGCGTGGGTCGTCGAGCATCTCTCCGGCCTCACGAAGGAGCGCCTGCTCGAGATCTACCTCAACATCATCGAGTGGGGCCCCGACGTGCAGGGCGCCGACGAGGCGGCGCGGTACTTCTTCGCGACCGACGCCGCCGGGCTGTCGCTCGACGAGAGCCTGTTCCTCGCGATCGTCGTGCCCAGCCCGGCAAAGTGGCGCTGGCGCTTCTCGTCCGACGGCACGTTGCGGCCGTTCGCGCGCGCGCAGATGCATTTCATCGCCGGCAAGATGGCGGCCAAGGGCTGGCTCGATCCGGAACAGGTCCCGCCCGCCGACTCGATCCGCGTGACGCTGCGCGGACCCGCGCGCGCGCTGTTCGCGGCGCCGGCGTTGACCGCGGCGCCATCCGACGCCCCGCCCGGGCCTGCTTCGTGAGCCGAAGGGGCCGGCGGACGGCGAAGGCTCCGCCGCCCGGCGCGGGCGCGGCCTCCGCGACCCGCGCCGCGCCCGTGGACCGCCCGGGCGCGCGCCCCCCGCCGGCCGCCGCCGGCGGCTGGCTCGCGCGCGCCTGCCTCCTTTCGCCGCTCGCGGCGCTGGCGGCGCTCGCCTGGTCGCTGCGCGGCGCGCCGCTCGGAACGCCGGTCGCCGACGACTTCGAGTTCCTCCGCCGACTGCAGCTTCCGGGCCCGCCGGGCCTGCTCGACTCGATGGGCGCGACCTACTACTGGCGGCCGCTCTCTCGACAGGTGTGGTTCACGCTCATGGCTCCGCTGCTCTCGGCCGCGCCGTGGGCCGTCGCGGTGATCCACGTGGCGATCCTCGCGCTCACGGCCGGGCTGCTCGCGCGCATCGCCCGCCGCGTCGTGCCCTGGCCCGCGGCGGCGCTGGTCGCCGCGGCGGTGATCGCGAGCGAGCCGGCGCGCGTGCTGGTGGCCTGGCCGAGCGGCAGCCAGCACCTGCTCGCGGCGCTGGGCATCGTGCTGACCACGCACGAAGTCCTCTCGGGGCGGCGCTGGACGGCGGCGCTCGCGGCGTGCGGCGCGGCGCTCTCGCACGATCTCGGCGCGCTCGCCTTCGTCGTGCTCGGCGCCGGCGGACTGCTGCGCCGCGAGGGCCGGCGGGCGTGGATGGACGCCGCGCTCGCGGCCGTGCTCGCCGCGCTGTGGCTGGCGGGTTACCGCGCCGCCCTCGCGCACGGCGTCCAGCTGCCCGCCGGCGGACTGGCGAAGCTCGCGGGCGCCTGGCCCGCCGCGCTCCGGCTCGGGCTCAAGGCGGGGGTCAACGTCGAGACGCTGCCCGCCCTGTACGCAGGACCGCTGCGGGCGGTGACGGCGATCCTCTTCGTGCTGGCGATCGCGCTGCTGGTCCGCTCCGCGCTCGCGAATCGCGAGCGCGCCGCCACGGCCATGGTCGCCGCTTCGCTGCTGATCGCGCTGCTCGGCTTCGCGGCGCTGGCCCCGCTGCTGCCCGACTGGAACGCCTGGCGCGCGTGGGTGCCGGTCGTGGCGCTGGCCTTCGCGATGAGTCTCGCCGCCGCGCGCGCGCACCTGGCGCTCGGTCTGGCGCTGGTCGCGCTGCGCGTCGCCGCGCTCGCGGGCGCGGAACCGGCCCGGCGCGTGACCGGCGATCCGCCGCCGGCGGTTTCGGATCTTTCGTTCGCGCGGCTCGCGCGCATGCAGAAGGTGGTGGCCGCGACCGGGCCGCTCGTGCGGGCCGCGCCGCACGGCCGGAACTGGAAGGTCGTCTACCTCGGCCTGCCCGAAATGGCCACCAACGGATTCCGGCGTGACGCGGCCGTGCAGGTCTGGTCGCGCGACACCTCCACCCGTTTCATCGCCTACGAGAACGACGGCGTCGCCTTCGACAGCACCGACCTCGCCATCTCCTACGACACGCGACCCGGCCGCCGGCTCGCCTTTCCGCTGTCCGTCGAAGCCCGGCGCGACTGGCGCCTCGGCATCGCGGCCATGAGCCGCAACGACGAATCGGGGGCCCGCGACCTGTTCGCGCGCGCACTGGCCGCGCAACAGCCCGAGTCGCCGTCCATGGTCGCGAACGTGCTCCTCAACCTGGCGATCCGCGACGTCGCGCGCGGCGAGCTTCGCACCGCGGACTCGCTCAGCCGCCGCATGTACGAGGTCCGCGGAACGACGCCCGAGCAGCTCGCGCTCGACGCGCTCATCGCGATCTCGCGCGGCCGGCTCGACCAGGGCCGGCAGCTCGTGGGCATGAGCCTGCGCATGAACCCCAACGGCACGCTCGGCCGCAGCGCGCTCTCGTTCCTCGAGCAGGCCGAGACCGGGAAGGGCGCCGGCGCCGCGGCGCCGCGCTGAACGACGCGCCGATCGCCTTCGGCGCACGATGAACGGGAGGCTGGCGATGGATGTCCGGGAGTTCAATCAGCGCGCGTGGGACCGTCAGGTGGAGCGGGGCAACCGCTGGACGGTGCCCGTCGGTCCGGACGTGATCGCCGACGCGCGCGCGGGGCGCTGGCAGGTCCTGCTGACGCCGACGCGCGCGGTGCCGCGCGAATGGTTCGGCCCGCTCGCCGGGCGCGACCTGCTCGCGCTGGCCTCCGGCGGCGGCCAGCAGGCGCCCGTGTTCGCCGCCGCCGGAGCGAACGTGACGCTGCTCGACAACTCGCCGGCGCAGCTCGCGCGCGACCGCGAGGTGGCCGCGCGCGACGGCCTCGCGATCCGCCTCGAGCAGGGCGACATGCGCGACCTGTCGCGGTTCGCCGACGGCTCGTTCGATGTCGTCTTTCACCCGGCCTCGAACGCGTTCGTGCCCGACGTGGGCCCGGTCTGGCGCGAGTGCTTCCGCGTGCTGCGGCCGGGAGGGCGGCTGCTCGCGGGCTGGGTGCAGCCGGCGCTCTATCTGTTCGACGACGCCGAGGTGGACCGCGGCGAGTTCGTCGCGCGTTACCCGCTGCCCTACTCGGACCTCGAGGCATACACCGCCGAGCGGCTCGCACGCATGGAGGCCGAGGGCGAACCGCTGTCGTTCGGGCACACGCTCGAGCAACAGGTGGGCGGACAGCTCGAGGCGGGCTTCGTGCTCGCGGCGCTCTACGAGGACCGCTGGCCCGAGCATCCGCTCGACCGGCTGCTCGCGCCGCTCGTCGCGACCCTGGCGATCCGCCCGCCCGCCTGAGTCGGCGCCCCGCCCGCCCGGGCGCGGCCGCGCCCCCGCCTCCCGCGTTCCCCGGCCCGGCGCGCGGACGCGCGCGGCGCGGGCCCGACGGCCGCGCAAACCGGCTGTTATGCTGCCCGCCAACTTCCGCCCCGGGGAACCCATGTCGCGCGATCTGCCCTTCGAGTTCCACGTCTCGCGCGCGGCGCGCGAGCGCTGCGCGTTCGACGGCATGCTGCTCGCCACCGACGGCCGGGTCGTGCTCGGCCGTCCCGAGGAGGCACGGCGATTCGCGCTCGCCCTGACGCGCGCGCGCGGCGGCGCGCCCGTCGCATCGGCCGCCGACCTCTACGCGATGGGCCTGCTCGACGAGGCGATGCACCTCGCGGTCGCCCGCTTTCGCGCCGAGCGCGACCCGCGGGCGATCCTCGACGCGCTCGACTGGTTCGCCGCCCGGCTCGGCCGCGAGGCGCTCGACCGCACGCTCCTCGCGTTCACGGACGAGTTCCCGCCGCTCGCGGTGTTCCGCGGGGCGCGGCCCGCCGCCGAGTGGCTCGCGGGCACGACCGCCGGCGTACCGCACCGCGCGCTCGCGCTCGAGGAGCTGATGATGCTGTGGCTCACGGCCGCGAACCCGGCGTGCGGCGGCTACCTCGAGCTGTTCGACGACCGGCCGCTGGCCGCGGCGACCGCCTACCCGCGGCTCACCGCGGCGCTCCGCGAGTACTTCGAGACGCGGCCGCACTTCGGCCCGGGCGGCGCGAACCTGCTGGACTTCCTGCGCGCGCCCGCGCTCGCGCGGCCCGACTCGCTGTTCGCGCAGCTCGAGTTCGTGCGCGAACACTGGGCGTGGCTGCTCGGCGACCTGCTGTCGCGCGTGCTGGTCGGCCTCGACGTGCTGCGCGAGGAGGCGCGCTGGTTCGAAGCGCGCGAACACGCCCGGCGGCTCGCCGCTCGCGGCCAGTTCGGCGGCGACTCCGGCCCCGGAGCCGTGCCCCGCTACGGCGCCGGCGACGTCGAGTACGAACGCTTCAGCGACGACGAGGAGTGGATGCCGCGCGTCGTGCTGCTCGCCAAGAGCGCCAACGTCTGGCTCGACCAGCTCGCGCGCCAGTACGGCCGCGAGGTCCGGCGGCTCGACCAGATTCCCGACGAGGAGCTCGACC from Candidatus Eisenbacteria bacterium includes these protein-coding regions:
- a CDS encoding class I SAM-dependent methyltransferase, with amino-acid sequence MDVREFNQRAWDRQVERGNRWTVPVGPDVIADARAGRWQVLLTPTRAVPREWFGPLAGRDLLALASGGGQQAPVFAAAGANVTLLDNSPAQLARDREVAARDGLAIRLEQGDMRDLSRFADGSFDVVFHPASNAFVPDVGPVWRECFRVLRPGGRLLAGWVQPALYLFDDAEVDRGEFVARYPLPYSDLEAYTAERLARMEAEGEPLSFGHTLEQQVGGQLEAGFVLAALYEDRWPEHPLDRLLAPLVATLAIRPPA
- the queD gene encoding 6-carboxytetrahydropterin synthase QueD → MRVELTRRFRFESAHRLPMVPPEHKCFRVHGHSFRVDVSLSGEVDPQKGWLVDFGEISAIVEPVLKQELDHRLLNDVPGLGNPTSEVLCGWLWKRLQPLVPHLSAITVHETCTARCTYRGE
- the queC gene encoding 7-cyano-7-deazaguanine synthase QueC produces the protein MSARAVVLLSGGLDSATCLAWARSRGFECRSLAFDYGQRHRVELEAAARVAAALGAVDHRVVRVDLGAIGGSALTADLPVPRGRDEAAMAAEIPVTYVPARNTVFLAIALGLAETLGSADLVAGMNAIDYSGYPDCRPEFVRAFEALARLATRAGAHGARFTVHTPLMQLDKAGIIRLGVSLGVDYSLTHSCYDPALDGRACGACDSCRLRARGFRAAGVPDPTRYVSSPED
- a CDS encoding 7-carboxy-7-deazaguanine synthase QueE; translated protein: MKPTASATTLRIAESFLSLQGEGPTAGTPAHFLRLQGCDVGCRWCDSRYTWDAARGGEVPLEQALGALRALGEAPLLVVTGGEPLEHPGVRELLTAALGLWPRVEVETSGLRPPLLTHARLAYNCSPKLPSATDRWEETWGHAAAFACDPNTTFKLVVGEDPDTADALRLVAACALPRARVVLMPEGLTDAAVHARALALAEVCKREGLRFGPRLHVWLWGARRGV
- a CDS encoding NAD-dependent epimerase/dehydratase family protein, with amino-acid sequence MSKHRVFVTGATGYLGSAIAARLARAGHEVTGLTRDLASTSTLEAMGVHPVVGDLADAESWIGVLQNCDSAVHAAFDASTGASETDHHALEAFRVAALDGRLRRVLYTSGVWVNGPTDGQVLDESAPIRPLEISQWRAAHEEVALDLSAHEVATIVLRPGMVYGGGRGILGAWFAEAQHARTVTYPGDGSQHWAMVHRDDVAEAYALALEDGESGQRYLLCDDSRHTVKQLAEAAAAAAGATAKPLPADEVVRTLGVFGKALLSDAMFTSARARRELGWVPRHASFVSEAPRLWREWTEARAAAVS
- a CDS encoding transglycosylase domain-containing protein, whose translation is MKILRIARPVAIVLAALIALGVAAFALLRPLAASRIRALARARGLELTWRRFDLGWPARADLRGVVARREGGDTLFTAAVAGARLRLLPLITLHVRPDAVSLDGVRLHLPTTQAADLDTLAPAPESGGPPVAPAVRQRAEALARALLAPARELPALRVSDVAVTRGDDSLLTLEALALDREPAATHLALTGAWFGEDRVPFDLLVRWQDDDRLTGRAQFDVPEPGNPNARPLVVSFDGRVSQDERGRELRIADGSALRIGDEGDRIEGVVDGVVALAGPRFRLDLALTSLSEKRILASVPRALLGPLAGLELLGTFDWRAGFDLDFARPDSVSFHADVIPHGLALDHALSRPSPAALARPFTARILLPRGRVVTREMSAVNPHFRTLSRISPYLRDAVLTNEDGAFWNHHGFNTGAIAMAIAANLRAGAYKRGAGTITMQVARNLWLGHRRTLARKGQEAAMAWVVEHLSGLTKERLLEIYLNIIEWGPDVQGADEAARYFFATDAAGLSLDESLFLAIVVPSPAKWRWRFSSDGTLRPFARAQMHFIAGKMAAKGWLDPEQVPPADSIRVTLRGPARALFAAPALTAAPSDAPPGPAS